Proteins encoded in a region of the Inquilinus sp. KBS0705 genome:
- a CDS encoding glycosyltransferase, translated as MKIAYISTYPPRECGIATFNQNLMHAINANFPERKNLLDGGFVVALNDSENVQEYEYPSDVKYIIRQNHQKDYIRAANYINTSTVDAVILEHEFGIYGGESGIYILPLINRLEKPLISILHTILKDPSYVQRIIIREIAEQSAKIVVMSKRAVEFLTTIYDIPAEKIQIIEHGVPDLEEPADNPVKTLTPFKNHRVLLTFGLLSRNKGLETVVRALPKIVEKHPDVMYVVLGNTHPGVIKNSGEEYRDHLKTLAAQLKVSQHLAFINKFVAEDELINYLTAAEVYVTPYLNEAQITSGTLSYAVGAGAAVVSTPYWHATELLDNNRGRLFEFKNSEALAKTVNELLDDKNVLRELKDNAYEYGLHLRWPAIGAEYIKIAQEASAKHNFSDKILKNSILDPEVLPKFSLTHVLRLTDDTGIVQHAKYGIPNLKEGYCLDDNARALIMALMAYQRNKSQEAFKLLPIYLSYIHYMQTDDGNFRNFLSFSRQYLDEVGSEDSFGRTIWALGHLISCAASNSYREFAMEIFHKSYPHFKSLKYIRGQANTIIGISLYLQVFPTDEGMVAELVRLTQPLIDAYENTRSDDWEWFEESMTYDNAILPLALLHSCEITGNEKAKQIALTTMAFLDKLTLSNGYLSPVGNDGWYYRGGKFPTFDQQAIETMAMVLMHFQAYQIFRKPQYIEKMFLSYKWFLGENTLRAPLYDHETKGCCDGLLPTGINRNQGAESTLAYLISHLTVLKAFELEYEYNKMDQQVKVC; from the coding sequence ATGAAAATAGCTTACATATCAACCTATCCACCGCGCGAATGCGGTATCGCTACATTTAACCAAAATTTGATGCATGCCATTAACGCTAATTTCCCCGAAAGGAAAAATTTGCTTGATGGGGGATTTGTTGTGGCGCTAAACGATTCAGAAAATGTACAAGAATACGAGTACCCGTCTGATGTAAAATACATCATACGTCAAAACCATCAAAAAGATTATATACGTGCTGCTAACTATATTAACACCAGCACTGTTGATGCCGTAATATTAGAACATGAATTTGGTATTTATGGCGGCGAAAGCGGTATATACATCCTGCCATTGATAAACAGGCTGGAAAAACCGCTGATATCAATTTTACACACTATATTAAAAGACCCAAGCTACGTACAGCGTATCATCATTCGCGAAATTGCCGAACAATCGGCAAAAATAGTGGTGATGAGCAAACGTGCCGTTGAGTTTTTAACCACCATTTACGATATCCCTGCCGAAAAGATACAGATAATTGAGCACGGCGTGCCCGATCTGGAAGAACCGGCAGACAACCCTGTAAAAACACTTACACCATTTAAAAACCATCGTGTACTGTTAACTTTTGGCTTGCTAAGCCGCAACAAGGGTTTAGAAACCGTTGTGCGCGCATTGCCAAAAATCGTAGAGAAACACCCCGATGTTATGTACGTGGTGTTAGGTAATACACACCCGGGCGTTATTAAAAACTCGGGCGAGGAATACCGCGACCACCTAAAAACCCTGGCTGCACAATTAAAGGTATCGCAACACCTGGCCTTTATCAATAAATTTGTGGCCGAAGACGAACTGATCAACTACCTTACCGCTGCCGAGGTTTATGTAACCCCATACCTTAACGAGGCACAGATAACCAGTGGTACATTATCATACGCGGTTGGCGCAGGTGCTGCTGTGGTATCAACACCATACTGGCACGCTACCGAGTTGTTGGATAACAACCGGGGCCGCTTATTCGAGTTTAAAAACTCAGAAGCGCTGGCCAAAACCGTTAACGAACTTTTAGACGATAAAAATGTATTACGCGAGCTTAAAGATAATGCTTACGAATACGGCCTGCACTTACGCTGGCCGGCTATTGGCGCCGAATACATTAAAATAGCGCAAGAGGCATCGGCTAAACACAACTTTAGCGATAAAATACTTAAAAACAGCATATTAGACCCTGAGGTACTGCCAAAATTCAGCCTTACGCACGTATTGCGCTTAACTGACGATACCGGTATAGTACAGCATGCCAAATATGGCATACCCAACCTAAAAGAAGGTTACTGCCTTGATGATAATGCCCGCGCCTTAATAATGGCGTTGATGGCCTACCAGCGCAATAAAAGCCAGGAGGCGTTTAAATTGCTGCCCATCTATTTGAGCTATATACACTATATGCAAACAGATGATGGCAACTTCCGTAACTTTTTAAGCTTTAGCAGGCAATACCTGGATGAAGTAGGTTCCGAAGATTCATTTGGCCGTACCATTTGGGCATTGGGCCATTTAATAAGCTGCGCGGCCAGCAATTCGTACCGCGAGTTTGCTATGGAGATATTCCATAAATCGTACCCGCACTTTAAATCGCTTAAATACATAAGGGGTCAGGCTAATACCATTATTGGTATATCGTTATACCTGCAGGTGTTCCCTACAGATGAGGGCATGGTTGCCGAACTGGTACGCCTTACCCAACCACTAATAGATGCTTACGAAAATACCCGCAGCGACGATTGGGAATGGTTTGAAGAAAGCATGACCTATGATAACGCGATATTACCTTTGGCACTGCTGCACTCCTGCGAGATCACGGGTAACGAGAAGGCTAAACAGATAGCCTTAACAACCATGGCCTTCCTGGATAAGCTTACCTTATCAAACGGTTACTTAAGCCCGGTTGGTAATGATGGCTGGTATTATCGTGGTGGTAAATTCCCTACGTTCGATCAGCAAGCTATCGAAACAATGGCAATGGTACTGATGCATTTCCAGGCATACCAAATATTCCGTAAACCGCAGTACATCGAAAAAATGTTCCTGAGCTACAAGTGGTTCCTGGGCGAAAATACGCTTAGGGCACCATTATACGACCACGAAACCAAAGGCTGCTGCGATGGCTTGCTGCCAACAGGCATTAACCGTAACCAGGGTGCCGAAAGTACGCTGGCCTACTTAATATCACACTTAACGGTATTAAAAGCGTTCGAGCTGGAATACGAATACAACAAAATGGACCAGCAGGTAAAAGTTTGTTAA
- a CDS encoding glycosyltransferase family 4 protein: MKAAVLAPVAWRTPPRHYGPWEQVASNIAEGLIKLGVDVTLFATGDSITAGKLESICERGYEEDRSQDAKVLECLHISNLMERAAEFDIIHNNFDFLPLTYTGLINTPVITTIHGFSSQRIIPVYKKYNAKGHYVSISNADRSPELSYLATVYNGLDIKDFKFTETPQDYLLYFGRIHHDKGAAEAIQIAKNSKRKLLIAGIIQDENYWKEKVEPYLNEDIQYIGHAGPEKRNELLGNAAALLHPINFAEPFGMSVAEAMLCGTPVIAFNKGSMPELIRHQETGLLVNTVDEAVEAVSQLKNIDRKACYTWASSQFSSEKMAADYYKLYQQILSK, translated from the coding sequence ATGAAAGCAGCTGTATTGGCCCCCGTTGCCTGGCGCACACCGCCCAGGCACTACGGCCCGTGGGAACAGGTAGCCTCAAATATTGCCGAAGGCCTCATAAAACTTGGTGTTGATGTTACCCTATTTGCCACCGGCGACTCTATAACCGCCGGCAAATTGGAAAGTATTTGTGAGCGTGGCTACGAAGAAGACCGTAGCCAGGATGCAAAAGTGTTGGAGTGCCTGCACATCAGCAACCTGATGGAGCGCGCAGCTGAGTTTGACATCATCCATAACAACTTTGATTTTTTGCCGCTTACCTATACCGGGCTTATTAATACGCCTGTGATAACTACTATACATGGGTTTTCGTCGCAGCGAATTATACCGGTTTACAAAAAGTACAATGCTAAGGGCCATTATGTATCTATCAGCAATGCCGACAGGAGCCCGGAACTGTCGTACTTAGCTACGGTGTATAACGGCTTAGATATTAAAGACTTTAAATTCACTGAAACTCCGCAGGACTACCTGTTGTACTTCGGCCGCATACACCACGATAAAGGCGCTGCCGAAGCTATACAAATAGCAAAAAACAGCAAGCGAAAACTATTGATTGCAGGTATTATACAAGATGAGAATTACTGGAAAGAAAAGGTAGAACCCTACCTGAACGAGGATATACAATATATTGGCCATGCTGGCCCCGAAAAAAGAAACGAGCTTTTAGGCAATGCTGCAGCCTTGTTGCATCCCATAAATTTCGCCGAGCCTTTTGGCATGAGCGTAGCCGAAGCGATGCTTTGCGGAACACCTGTTATTGCCTTTAACAAAGGATCGATGCCGGAGTTGATAAGGCACCAAGAGACTGGCCTTTTAGTAAATACCGTTGATGAAGCAGTGGAAGCAGTAAGTCAATTAAAAAATATTGACCGTAAGGCCTGCTACACCTGGGCAAGCTCGCAATTTTCGAGCGAGAAAATGGCCGCCGATTATTATAAGCTTTACCAGCAAATACTATCTAAATAA
- a CDS encoding glycosidase, with product MRLSIERKPIRVNPDPKRVIARFFFNGNDRAKEVLQRVMNISEETAFGIVSPLLQEYSKRHRNITRVLNRHCSKLKPLFVELGIDFDTLTVNRKLLIGSYFTHEYSIESAAFFNPSVVEDPDQTELEEGQRRVVISFRAVGEGHISSITFRRALIDKDNQITVLPAGNYIDEAEIVRNAVYNKKLFFEKATITQININVLNELESKLDHHFEYSNLRRIILDSQKLQESDMMKLEYDKVLWLADSYYEIVFSLDTDISDRVIFPISEYERKGIEDARFVKFVDDDGVSVYYATYTAYDGSLIMPKLLQTNDFYNFKIMPLYGAGAQNKNLALFPRKINGKYVMISRIDGCNNYIMYSDKINIWEKPQLLQQPKFSWEFVQIGNCGSPIETKDGWIVITHGVGPMRRYVLGASLLKLDDPAVEIGRLKEPLLIPNSDEREGYVPNVLYSCGSIVHNNKLIIPYGISDSSTSFAEVDLDELLAKFKEDGID from the coding sequence ATGAGACTTTCCATAGAACGAAAACCAATAAGAGTAAATCCGGATCCTAAACGTGTAATTGCAAGATTTTTTTTCAATGGGAACGATCGGGCTAAGGAAGTTTTACAAAGGGTAATGAACATTAGCGAAGAAACCGCTTTTGGTATTGTTTCGCCTTTGTTGCAGGAGTACTCAAAACGGCACCGCAATATCACCCGTGTCTTAAATCGCCATTGCAGCAAGCTAAAGCCATTATTTGTAGAGCTGGGTATCGATTTTGATACGCTTACCGTTAACCGTAAGCTGTTAATAGGTTCATACTTTACACATGAGTATTCTATCGAGTCGGCGGCGTTCTTTAATCCATCGGTAGTAGAAGACCCCGACCAAACCGAATTGGAAGAAGGCCAAAGGCGTGTAGTGATCAGTTTTCGTGCGGTAGGCGAGGGCCATATTTCGTCGATTACGTTTCGACGCGCGCTTATAGATAAGGATAATCAAATAACCGTATTGCCGGCGGGTAACTATATTGATGAAGCCGAGATTGTGCGTAACGCGGTTTATAATAAAAAGCTGTTTTTTGAAAAAGCGACCATCACCCAAATCAATATTAATGTATTAAACGAGCTGGAAAGTAAGCTTGATCATCATTTCGAGTATTCTAACCTGCGCCGTATCATCCTCGATTCGCAAAAACTACAGGAGAGCGATATGATGAAGCTGGAATATGATAAGGTATTATGGCTGGCCGATTCGTATTACGAGATCGTATTTTCGTTAGATACCGATATATCTGACAGGGTTATATTCCCTATATCCGAGTATGAGCGTAAAGGGATTGAAGATGCGCGTTTTGTGAAGTTTGTTGACGATGACGGCGTATCGGTTTACTATGCCACTTATACCGCTTATGATGGCTCGCTGATAATGCCTAAACTGTTGCAAACAAACGATTTTTATAATTTTAAAATTATGCCTTTGTATGGGGCAGGAGCGCAAAATAAAAACCTGGCACTGTTCCCGCGTAAAATAAACGGCAAGTATGTAATGATATCGCGTATTGATGGGTGCAACAACTACATCATGTACTCTGATAAGATAAATATCTGGGAAAAACCGCAATTGCTGCAACAACCTAAATTTAGCTGGGAGTTTGTGCAAATTGGTAACTGCGGCTCGCCAATAGAAACCAAAGATGGCTGGATAGTAATAACCCACGGTGTAGGCCCTATGCGCCGCTATGTATTAGGTGCCAGCCTGCTAAAGCTTGATGACCCCGCGGTAGAAATAGGCCGCTTAAAAGAGCCTTTACTAATACCCAACAGCGACGAGCGTGAAGGCTATGTGCCCAACGTATTATATTCATGCGGATCTATAGTGCATAATAATAAGCTTATTATACCTTATGGGATATCCGATTCATCTACCTCTTTTGCCGAGGTTGACCTTGACGAACTATTAGCCAAGTTTAAAGAGGATGGTATAGATTAG
- a CDS encoding DUF58 domain-containing protein, with product MPALNTDQHIRQLANLELLARQVVEGFITGLHQSPFHGFSVEFAEHRLYNNGESVKNIDWKLMARTEKLFVKQFEEETNLRSYLLLDTSSSMNFPDKGINKLQFSVYAIASLMYLFKKQRDAFGLCLFSDKMDWMSPTRSTSAHLFYLYAQLEKAYNQPRQNTTTNIAQTLHHIAGEIHQRSMVMIFSDMLENSLDADKTKALFAAIQHLKFKKHEVVIFNVTSKQHEIDFEFDNRPHHFVDIETGQQVRVHPNKIRDSYRAALKDYRHQLELKCAQHHIDLVDADIEQGYNGILKEYLIKRNSMV from the coding sequence ATGCCCGCTTTAAATACCGATCAGCATATACGGCAACTGGCCAACCTTGAATTACTTGCCCGGCAAGTGGTAGAGGGCTTTATAACCGGGCTGCACCAAAGCCCTTTTCACGGCTTTTCGGTTGAGTTTGCCGAACACAGGCTGTATAACAATGGCGAGTCGGTAAAGAATATCGACTGGAAACTAATGGCCCGTACCGAAAAACTGTTTGTAAAGCAGTTTGAAGAGGAAACCAACCTGCGCAGTTACTTATTGCTTGATACCTCATCATCTATGAATTTCCCTGATAAGGGTATCAACAAACTGCAATTTTCGGTATATGCCATAGCAAGCTTAATGTACCTGTTTAAAAAACAGCGCGATGCTTTTGGGCTTTGCTTGTTTTCTGACAAGATGGACTGGATGAGCCCGACCCGGTCAACATCGGCGCATTTATTTTACTTGTATGCACAGTTAGAGAAAGCTTACAACCAACCCCGGCAAAACACAACTACCAATATCGCTCAAACACTACATCACATAGCAGGCGAGATACATCAACGGTCGATGGTGATGATATTTAGCGATATGCTGGAGAATAGCCTTGACGCTGATAAAACTAAGGCACTTTTTGCCGCTATACAGCACCTCAAGTTTAAAAAGCACGAGGTGGTGATATTTAATGTAACCAGCAAACAGCACGAAATAGATTTCGAGTTTGATAACCGCCCGCATCATTTTGTAGATATTGAAACCGGGCAACAGGTGCGTGTACACCCTAATAAAATAAGGGATAGTTATCGCGCAGCTTTAAAAGATTACCGCCACCAGCTTGAACTAAAATGCGCCCAGCACCATATTGATCTGGTAGATGCTGATATAGAACAGGGATATAACGGAATTTTAAAAGAATACCTTATTAAGCGAAACAGTATGGTTTAA
- a CDS encoding DUF2490 domain-containing protein, protein MKRGLKLLLLIALLSPCKLFAQENQFSGWAALFHTQRFSPKWGASFDAQFRSANHYDYLRNILLRPSVNYYFSKNKIGALGYAYIATNGRAGEVKTFRPESRIWEQFIINHKIGASSTLQHRFRLEQRFLGNSAAAKNDHYFSQRLRYFARAVLPFKSDSVFTKGPFIGLQNEVFVNVQNKDKVNKHFFDQNRAYVAFGYRLHKKVDVEFGYLNQYIKGAETYTVNHILQTAIYTRF, encoded by the coding sequence ATGAAAAGGGGTCTTAAATTACTTTTGCTTATCGCGCTATTATCTCCGTGTAAATTATTTGCGCAGGAAAACCAGTTTTCGGGTTGGGCGGCTTTGTTTCACACACAACGGTTTTCGCCAAAATGGGGAGCTTCGTTTGATGCACAATTTCGTTCGGCTAACCATTACGATTATCTGCGTAACATATTACTGCGCCCATCGGTTAATTATTACTTTTCTAAAAATAAGATAGGCGCCTTAGGCTATGCATACATCGCCACCAACGGCAGGGCGGGTGAGGTGAAAACCTTCAGGCCCGAAAGCCGCATATGGGAGCAGTTTATCATCAACCATAAAATTGGTGCAAGCAGTACACTACAGCATCGCTTTAGGTTAGAGCAGCGTTTTTTAGGTAACTCGGCCGCCGCTAAAAACGATCATTATTTTTCGCAGCGTTTACGGTATTTTGCACGGGCCGTTTTGCCCTTTAAAAGCGATTCGGTATTTACCAAAGGGCCGTTTATTGGTTTACAGAACGAGGTTTTTGTGAATGTGCAAAATAAGGATAAGGTAAATAAACACTTTTTTGATCAAAACCGGGCCTACGTTGCCTTTGGTTACCGGCTACATAAAAAAGTTGATGTTGAATTTGGCTACCTTAATCAATACATAAAAGGGGCCGAAACCTACACCGTTAACCATATTTTACAAACAGCTATTTATACCCGGTTTTAA
- a CDS encoding glycosyltransferase family 39 protein, with product MAFILPLQLTSYIMPPTTAPNATTNNKAIWYFILCWTVLNAVQAYTLELHGDEAYYWLFAQKLDWGYFYHPPMVAVFIKIGDTLVHNELGLRLITVLTNSLAVYLLWLIVKNYQVSAKWFILLVSGILVIHVYGFTSTPDAPLFFFAVLFYYYYQKYLVADSWLTAFIIGVIVACLLYSKYHGVLLVGFTVLASLRLFTRKTFYLAILTGLVLYAPHIIWQANHGFPAVNYQLFERTSTSGYDLSFSYVYLAGQLLLGGVFISWFLFYKGFTTKVTDVFTRTLLVNAIGTFAFFLLNTLKVNVQPHYTLIAFIPLLCLVLISFKRQNFNAVWFYRLAIINIIFILLLRLSLIAGLPFVKNIEALKSYFGFHEWANLVHQKAGNAFVVMDEGFQNPSKYNYYNRTLKGFAYDSRVYGRTMYDIWPMEDSLQHKRVYFLLKWPVNGVTTDSIKCEAGTWYGGWVDDARTYQKIAIDNTPDKVTARSGQKLQFDLVITNPYPFAVTFTNAGYKHPVVLEGCFFKGLDVVNVQQTDTLFNAIRLAKGQSTKYKATITAPLEKGDYSLCFSIRTEPFSGSKNSRMIKIKVE from the coding sequence ATGGCTTTTATTTTACCTTTGCAGCTTACAAGCTACATAATGCCGCCAACTACTGCACCTAATGCCACCACAAATAATAAAGCCATATGGTATTTTATTTTATGCTGGACGGTTTTAAATGCTGTACAAGCCTACACGCTTGAGCTGCATGGCGACGAAGCCTATTATTGGCTATTTGCCCAAAAGCTGGATTGGGGCTACTTTTATCACCCACCAATGGTAGCGGTATTTATAAAAATAGGCGACACCTTGGTACATAACGAACTTGGCCTGCGGCTAATAACCGTACTCACCAATAGCCTGGCTGTGTACCTGCTATGGCTTATAGTTAAAAACTACCAGGTTAGTGCCAAATGGTTTATACTATTGGTATCGGGCATATTGGTTATTCATGTTTATGGTTTTACCAGTACACCCGATGCGCCCTTGTTCTTTTTTGCGGTGCTGTTTTATTATTACTATCAAAAATATTTAGTTGCCGACAGTTGGCTCACCGCCTTTATTATTGGGGTAATAGTAGCTTGTTTGCTTTACAGCAAATATCATGGCGTGCTGTTAGTTGGCTTTACCGTATTAGCCAGCCTAAGGCTATTTACCCGTAAAACTTTTTACCTGGCTATTTTAACAGGCTTGGTTTTATATGCGCCGCATATTATTTGGCAGGCAAACCATGGTTTTCCGGCGGTTAACTACCAGCTGTTCGAGCGCACGTCTACCAGCGGGTACGACCTGTCCTTTAGTTATGTTTACCTGGCGGGGCAGCTGTTATTAGGTGGTGTATTTATTAGCTGGTTTTTGTTTTATAAAGGCTTTACTACCAAGGTAACGGATGTATTTACCCGCACACTGTTGGTTAATGCCATAGGTACTTTCGCTTTTTTTTTACTGAATACCTTAAAGGTAAACGTGCAGCCGCATTATACGCTTATTGCTTTTATACCGCTTTTGTGTTTGGTGTTAATTAGCTTTAAACGGCAAAACTTTAACGCGGTTTGGTTTTACAGACTGGCTATAATTAATATCATATTTATTCTGTTGCTGAGGCTAAGCCTAATAGCAGGGCTGCCTTTTGTGAAAAACATCGAGGCGTTAAAAAGCTACTTCGGGTTTCACGAATGGGCCAATTTGGTACACCAAAAGGCAGGCAATGCTTTTGTGGTGATGGATGAAGGCTTTCAAAACCCATCAAAGTACAATTACTATAACCGCACGCTAAAAGGCTTCGCATACGATTCGCGGGTGTATGGGCGCACCATGTATGATATATGGCCCATGGAAGATAGCCTGCAGCATAAAAGGGTTTATTTTTTACTAAAATGGCCGGTTAACGGCGTTACTACCGATAGCATAAAATGCGAGGCTGGTACCTGGTATGGTGGTTGGGTTGATGATGCCCGTACCTATCAAAAAATAGCAATTGATAATACACCAGATAAGGTTACCGCCCGTTCCGGCCAAAAATTACAATTTGACCTTGTTATAACTAATCCTTATCCATTTGCTGTTACTTTTACCAACGCCGGCTACAAGCACCCGGTTGTGCTGGAAGGCTGCTTTTTTAAAGGGCTTGATGTGGTTAACGTACAACAAACGGATACTTTGTTTAATGCCATAAGGTTAGCAAAGGGCCAAAGCACAAAGTATAAGGCAACCATAACAGCGCCATTGGAAAAGGGCGATTATAGTTTGTGTTTTTCGATACGTACCGAGCCATTTTCGGGGAGTAAAAACAGCAGGATGATAAAAATTAAAGTAGAATAA
- a CDS encoding DinB family protein, which produces MDKQIEIMRQPRLKIISALEAFSLDQLNTNPAGFNNNIIWNLGHMVAAQQGVCYKRAGLDTWVADSFFQKYKPDTKPEGYVDAAGFDEIKTLLQTSLDQLEHDYKNGIFTNYPTWTTRYGVEISSIDDAIAFLPFHEGLHIGYIMAMRKLV; this is translated from the coding sequence ATAGATAAGCAAATTGAAATTATGAGGCAACCACGCCTTAAAATAATAAGCGCATTAGAAGCTTTTAGCCTTGACCAGTTAAATACCAACCCTGCCGGATTCAATAACAACATCATATGGAACCTTGGCCACATGGTAGCCGCCCAGCAAGGCGTTTGCTATAAGCGCGCCGGACTGGATACTTGGGTGGCCGACAGCTTTTTTCAGAAGTACAAGCCTGATACTAAACCCGAAGGATACGTTGATGCCGCCGGCTTTGATGAAATAAAAACGCTTTTGCAAACCAGCTTAGATCAACTGGAACATGACTATAAAAACGGCATTTTTACCAACTATCCTACCTGGACCACCCGCTATGGTGTAGAGATAAGCAGTATTGACGATGCCATTGCCTTTTTACCCTTCCACGAAGGGCTGCATATTGGGTACATTATGGCGATGAGGAAACTGGTGTAA
- the odhB gene encoding 2-oxoglutarate dehydrogenase complex dihydrolipoyllysine-residue succinyltransferase codes for MSLAIKVPPVGESITEVTLSAWKKKDGDHVEMDEVIAELESDKATFELTAEKAGTLKLAAAEGDTLAIGAVVATIEDGEIAPSPVTDKAPAAPVAAKDEPAKAVSPEVPANGYAPAPDQSGGSSLEIKVPTVGESITEVTLSRWMKKDGDQVEMDEAIAELESDKATFELTAEKAGTLKTIAKEGDTLPIGAVVCTIEGAGSSAAPAPVAVTPAVADAVNESPQAAPSKGTTYASGTPSPAAAKILAEKGVAASAVSGTGVDGRITKGDALNAQQAAAAPKPAAATAAATSSPAAPQGARSDRREKMSSLRKTVAKRLVAVKNETAMLTTFNEVDMAPIMELRGKYKDKFKEKHGVGLGFMSFFTKAVTEALKEWPAVGARIEGEEVVYSNFADISIAVSAPKGLVVPVIRNAESMSLAEIEKAIVVLAGKARESKLTIEEMTGGTFTITNGGVFGSMMSTPILNSPQSAILGMHNIIERPVAVNGQVVIRPMMYLALSYDHRIIDGRESVSFLVRVKQLLEDPARLLLGV; via the coding sequence ATGAGTTTAGCAATAAAAGTTCCGCCGGTAGGCGAATCCATAACCGAAGTAACCTTATCAGCCTGGAAAAAAAAGGATGGTGACCATGTGGAGATGGATGAAGTAATAGCCGAGCTGGAATCTGATAAAGCAACCTTTGAATTAACCGCCGAAAAAGCCGGTACCTTAAAACTTGCCGCAGCCGAAGGCGATACCTTAGCTATTGGGGCTGTTGTTGCAACTATCGAAGATGGCGAAATCGCCCCTTCACCGGTTACCGATAAAGCACCTGCTGCACCCGTTGCCGCTAAAGACGAGCCTGCAAAAGCGGTTAGCCCGGAAGTGCCTGCAAATGGCTATGCACCTGCGCCCGACCAAAGCGGTGGCAGTTCGTTAGAAATTAAAGTACCTACTGTAGGTGAATCCATCACCGAGGTGACCCTGTCACGTTGGATGAAAAAAGACGGCGACCAGGTGGAGATGGATGAGGCCATTGCCGAACTGGAATCAGACAAAGCAACTTTTGAATTAACTGCCGAAAAAGCCGGCACGTTAAAAACCATAGCCAAAGAAGGCGATACACTGCCTATTGGCGCCGTAGTATGTACCATTGAAGGTGCCGGATCATCAGCAGCGCCTGCACCTGTGGCGGTAACACCTGCTGTTGCCGATGCTGTAAACGAATCGCCGCAAGCTGCACCATCAAAAGGAACAACTTATGCATCGGGCACACCATCGCCAGCTGCTGCTAAGATATTAGCCGAAAAAGGCGTGGCTGCATCTGCTGTTAGTGGTACCGGTGTAGATGGCCGCATTACCAAAGGCGATGCATTAAATGCACAGCAAGCTGCTGCTGCACCAAAACCTGCTGCTGCAACTGCCGCTGCTACTTCTTCACCTGCTGCGCCGCAAGGTGCAAGAAGCGACCGTCGCGAAAAAATGTCGTCGTTGCGTAAAACGGTTGCCAAGCGTTTGGTGGCAGTTAAAAATGAGACTGCCATGTTAACCACCTTTAACGAAGTGGATATGGCACCAATAATGGAACTGCGCGGCAAATACAAAGATAAATTTAAAGAGAAACATGGCGTAGGCTTAGGCTTTATGTCGTTTTTTACCAAAGCGGTTACCGAGGCATTAAAAGAATGGCCTGCTGTTGGCGCACGCATAGAAGGCGAAGAAGTAGTATACAGCAACTTCGCTGATATCTCTATTGCTGTATCTGCGCCTAAAGGTTTGGTGGTTCCGGTTATACGCAATGCCGAAAGCATGAGCCTGGCCGAGATTGAAAAAGCCATTGTTGTTTTAGCCGGTAAAGCACGCGAAAGCAAACTTACAATAGAAGAGATGACAGGCGGAACGTTCACGATCACCAATGGTGGTGTGTTTGGTTCAATGATGTCGACACCAATATTAAATTCGCCGCAATCGGCTATCTTGGGAATGCACAATATTATTGAGCGCCCGGTTGCTGTTAACGGACAAGTAGTGATACGCCCAATGATGTACCTGGCGCTATCATACGATCACCGTATAATTGATGGCCGCGAATCGGTAAGCTTCCTGGTACGTGTAAAACAACTACTGGAAGACCCTGCAAGGTTGTTATTAGGCGTTTAG